From the genome of Candidatus Poribacteria bacterium:
GGATAACATATTTCTAAAAAAATGTCCCTTTATTTCTTGGGTTTACTATAAATAAAATTTTGAAAGCAATTGGAATAGGATAGCAGAAGCGCAAGGAGGTGTCAAGTTCAGAAAACAGTTGCGGAATGTTTTGAAATAAACTACAATTTGAAATATTGAAGTGAATACCCACGCTTAACTTGGAAAGAACTATGACTTCTCAGAAAAAGACTGGTTTTGTATATCACGCTGATTATCTCAACCACGATACTGGAATGCAGAATCCCGAACGTCCGGCACGTCTACAGGCGAGCATCGAGGCGCTGCAAGCCTCTGATTTTTGGGAGGATTTGCACCAGATCGAAGCCACTTCTGTAACGATTGAACAGATCTGTTATGCGCACGCTCAAGAACATATTGATCGAGTCAAGCGGCACTGTGAAGATAGCATCCCTCTCGATTATGACACACCGACCTCGCCCGCATCTTATGACATTGCGCGTCTTTCCACCGGAGGGGTGTTGAGGATAGCAGATGCAGTCATGGCGGGCAGTGTGAGTAATGCCTTCGCCCTTGTCCGTCCGCCCGGACATCACGCAACTCCGAGCCGTTCAATGGGCTTCTGTCTGTTCAACAACGTTGCAATTGCGGCACGATACCTACAGCGTGAACATGGGGTGGGGGGTGTCGCAATTATTGACTGGGATGTCCATCACGGCAACGGGACACAGGATATCTTTTATGATGACCCCTCCGTCTTCTTTTTCTCCGCTCATCAGGTGCCTCTTTATCCCGGCACCGGTATGGCAAACGAGACCGGTACGGAGGGCGCTGTTGGCACAACTCTGAACATACCGATGCGTCCGGGTAGTGAACCCAGTGATTACATCGAAGCCTTCCAAAACACCCTTAAGCCGGCGCTCCTCGACTTTTCTCCCGATTTTCTAATAATCTCGGCTGGGTTTGACGCACACCGTTTGGATCCTCTAGCGGCGATCAATATGACCGCAGACGGTTTTGCGAGTCTGACCGATATCCTTTGCGAAATTGCGGCAGAAACTTGTGAGGGACGATTGATCTCAGCACTAGAGGGTGGCTATGACCTTAAAGGGCTGTCCGAATCGGTCGTTGCTCATGTTGGACGATTGATGGCACATGCGTGAGTCAGATTTTTGACGCTCCCATTGCATTGCGGCTCAAAGCGATTTACACGCTGTGACAAACTCCGATGAGGTCGAGGTATACCCAATAATATGTTCAAAATTACGCAACATGATCTTCCGCAGCCAGCCTCCCTCTGGTAAGCTTGGATCGATTGTATCGGGATACTCGGCGGAATGCGTGCAATCCCGCAGCATGACGACCCGATAATTATGCTCGACTGCGCCGGCGAGGGTTTGGTATAGACAGGCACGCTGGCTGAACCCAACCGCGACTAGATTCTTGATGTCGTAACACCGCAAATGGTAATCGACATGCGTTTCATAGAATCCCGACCACTCACGTTTGGGAAAGTCCGGCTCATGCGGCAACGGCTGAATCGACGGGGAATAGTTCGGTTTATAGGGTATCCTTGATGCAGGCGATTGTCTTGTTTCAGCAAGGGGATCACCCCAGCGTGTACCGTGGATCTCTCGTTTGATGCTGCCCGGTTCATCAACAAGGGAGAAGTCATTGTGAATAAAAACAACCCTCATGCCTGCCGTGCGTGCCGCAGCCAACGCCGGCGCAATCCCATCTTCCACATATCGATTTCCGGTGCCACAATCGCTATCCACAATCATGAAAGCGGTTCGATTCAATTCAAGTTCCAATTCGCCGTGTTGAGTTTCATTACTGTACCAACGCACAGGAAGCGTTAAGCTAGCCATAGTGAACCTCCTCTCCAATCAATCAGTAGCTCGATGGTTTCGGTGTTGCGGGGGGCCAATACCCGTCGGGATCTTCATCCCAAGGGTGTCCACATAGCCGAGAAATCACGCACCACTCCGCCGATGTGAGGTGTGCATGATTATGAAAAAGGAAACGCTTCAACCCCACTTCCTCCGAGGCTGTGAGGATACGATGCAGATCTCCGGCGGTCATTGGATCCCCGCCGTGCGGCATCCGCCCTGTGTCCACCCAAGGGACAACCTTCTCTGGTTCACTGACCGCGGCAAGAGCCCGTTCGGTTTCAGTCGTTACGATTTGATCGAAGAAGGCTTGGGGAAATCCCAAATCCATGTCCGATAGAGAGTTTACCTCTGGCAAATCTATACCCAGCCACGCTTTTACCACTGTAAAGCAATCCTGTTCGGTCAGGCGGGGATTCCATTCTTGAATCTGTCCTATCCAACGGGCGACGGTGCCGTACATTCCGTCGAAGCCGCGATGCCAGAAGTAGTGTTTGACGAGCAGCACATCTACGATCTTATCCCAAGCGTGGAAATCGAGCGCAGTCATTCCAGAAAATACGGCTGAACGGGGACCATTCCCCAATAACAACTTGCGCGGGGATTTGTCCAGTTCATGCCGAAATGCCTCCCCTGTTTTAATCCCATCCTCGCGTCGCCAGCGGAGCCAGTAAACCGCATCCTCATTGATATCGAAGAGGTTCATCTCCGACAGCACGCCGTAGGCACCGTAATAGCGGACTTCGGCGGGGGTAAGATTGCGAAAACGCTCATGGAGATGGTGCCTGCCGCGTTCAAGTCTGTCTGGATCATATCCTCTGATAGCGGCTTGGGCTTTGGTTGATTCGGGAATATCGGCAAATACGGCATTGCCGTGATGCCATTCCAGCTCATAAGCGGATTCAGTCCAGCCATCCATGATGCCGCCATCAACCTGTGGAAAGCTACCGAATGTTTCATCCCAGATTGCTGCCATGGCGATCGCGCCGTAGGGATCCTCCTCTAGTGGAAGTGGTTTCGCACCAGTTGCTCCACTACCGGGAGCAAAAATAAAAATCTCCCAACCGCGCGACTTGGCGTTATCGAGCATCGCATGAAGCAGTTTCTCTTTGGTGGAATCGGTTTCTGTGTTGCGAACATTTGGCTCTAGCCCGCGATTGCGATAGGCTTGCGGGTTGGAAGGAAAAGCGGGAATGGTAAACTGACCCTCTGCATCCGCAAAAAGTGTGCGCCCAAAAACAAAGCCTTTGATTCCGCCAGCTTCCCACGCATCAAAGATCCGTTCATAATCGTTCATCACCGGTTCGAGGGGTTGACCAATGCGTATCCACGCTTGCAGTGCCATGTTGTGAACTCCTCTTGAGTAGAGACGAAACACCGGTCCTTATAAAGAACTTAAAACGAACGGAGTTCCGTCTCATTGAAAAAGTTAAGTTGCCCGATTCAATTTTCATTTTTACTTTGGCTCGTGGCGTTCATGATATCCTCAATTTCCAGAGCAAGCAACCGTTTTTGTGCGCTTTCTGATACCTCCTCAAGGATGCCCTCCTCGGCGAGAAAATCATCAAAGTTACTACCACTATACGTGTTCATGTTGACCTCTCACTTTGCCATAAATTTCTTCAATTTTGCTCCAATTTTATCGAAATAATCCTTGATGATTTGCTAAATGTTTTCGCTAGTACCTCTATATTTTACCCTCACTCATAAGGCATGATATAGCGCCGTCGATGATAGGCGATGCGGAATCCCTGTCGTTGGTATATCCGCTCGGCGTTACTGCCTGTTGTCGTCTCCAGCGTTGTCCAACGGTTACCCATCGCTTGTGAATCTGCAACCGCTCGTGCGATCATAGCAGAAGCGATTCCTTTGCGGCGATGTTCCGGCAGCGTTGCGACATGATCGACGTAGCCCATACCGAATTGCGAGTAGACCAGCGTCGTGCCCGCCGGTGCACCGTCCACACGCGCTAGATAGCGGCGCACTTCGGGCACGACTAGTACGGAACGTCCGACCTCTCCCATCGTCTGGTCATGACCGAACCCACGGCACATGACATCCGCCCAAAGGTTATATTCGCTATCGGGTGAAACATCAATTTCCGCAACAGTTTCGGCGGGCGGCGGTGCAGTGGGTGGGTCATAAACCATTGCCGATGCCAACATACCCTCTGTGAAACCACGCCTCTCCAGTCGCTTATCAAGGTCAGCGGGGCGATCTAGCGGCGAAAGGGTGAACATGCAGTCGTATTTTTTCTCTTGAAACAGACGAAGTGCGTCGTCAATCAATCTATCTACTTGAGCATCGTCCACATTTACCTGTACAACGCGATGGAAGAAGTCCATCGCTGCGCGGTCATGGCTAAACCCCAGCGCGCCATTGAAGTCGTGATTGGCACACCACGAAGCGCGAAGGGCAACCCAGAGTTTTTCAAAGGTGGTCATCAGTTCGTCGGGCATAATTACACTCCTATGACATGATTACATCAGGGTGATTCTGTCTCTGCTAATTAAACAGAACGGCTAAATCGAGGCTCTACCAACCGGAAGGTCAGTAGGACGCTACAAAAGACTAAGACGGAACACGAGATAAACACCGATTCAAAAGAGAATCGATCAATCAACAGACCAACCACCGGCGACCCCAGCAACGGCACCGTCTGAAGAACACTCAGCAATCCCAAGTACTGCGGGTGTTTTTCCTGCGGAGAAATCTCAAGTGTGTAGTTTGTAAGGATACGACCCGATACGGGTGTAAATCCCAAACAGGCATACACAAGCCAGTACCAGTGTGCTCCCATCGGCAGACGG
Proteins encoded in this window:
- a CDS encoding histone deacetylase, producing MQNPERPARLQASIEALQASDFWEDLHQIEATSVTIEQICYAHAQEHIDRVKRHCEDSIPLDYDTPTSPASYDIARLSTGGVLRIADAVMAGSVSNAFALVRPPGHHATPSRSMGFCLFNNVAIAARYLQREHGVGGVAIIDWDVHHGNGTQDIFYDDPSVFFFSAHQVPLYPGTGMANETGTEGAVGTTLNIPMRPGSEPSDYIEAFQNTLKPALLDFSPDFLIISAGFDAHRLDPLAAINMTADGFASLTDILCEIAAETCEGRLISALEGGYDLKGLSESVVAHVGRLMAHA
- a CDS encoding cysteine hydrolase — encoded protein: MASLTLPVRWYSNETQHGELELELNRTAFMIVDSDCGTGNRYVEDGIAPALAAARTAGMRVVFIHNDFSLVDEPGSIKREIHGTRWGDPLAETRQSPASRIPYKPNYSPSIQPLPHEPDFPKREWSGFYETHVDYHLRCYDIKNLVAVGFSQRACLYQTLAGAVEHNYRVVMLRDCTHSAEYPDTIDPSLPEGGWLRKIMLRNFEHIIGYTSTSSEFVTACKSL
- a CDS encoding GNAT family N-acetyltransferase; its protein translation is MPDELMTTFEKLWVALRASWCANHDFNGALGFSHDRAAMDFFHRVVQVNVDDAQVDRLIDDALRLFQEKKYDCMFTLSPLDRPADLDKRLERRGFTEGMLASAMVYDPPTAPPPAETVAEIDVSPDSEYNLWADVMCRGFGHDQTMGEVGRSVLVVPEVRRYLARVDGAPAGTTLVYSQFGMGYVDHVATLPEHRRKGIASAMIARAVADSQAMGNRWTTLETTTGSNAERIYQRQGFRIAYHRRRYIMPYE